TCTCATACATGGCTCCGTTCTTCCTACGGGCAGGGTTATCGCTTTCCCAGCGTGGCAGAAAAATTTATTTCCACGAACGTGAACGGGCTGCAAATTCTTCCCAACCCGCAACTTCAACCGGAAACAGGATGGAGCGCAGAAATAGGTGCCAAGCAGGATTTTAAAATCAGGAACTTCCGCGGCTATGTGGATGTGGCGGGTTTCTGGCAGGAATATAAAAACATGATGGAATTTACTTTTGATTATTGGTGCCCGCAAGACAGCGTAAAGAAACTTACGGGTGGAAATCTTAATTTCTTGGAAGAGTCCAATTTGCTTGCGTATGTGCTTAAAAGTTTTGGCGCAAAGTCAATCAATGTGGGACACACGCAAATTAAAGGCGAAGAAATTACAATGACAGGCGAAGGAATGATTGGCAAAGTGAAATTATCTATGATAGGCGGATACACGCACATTCACCCCATTGACTTGGATTACGATTCTACCAAATCGGGCGGCACCTATAAAGGAAACATTTTGAAATACCGCTACGAGCACACGGCAAAATTTGATGTGCAGGCGGACTATAAAAAATTCAGCACAGGAATAAGCATGCGCTACAGCAGTTTCATGAAAAACATTGATGAAAGTTTTCAGAAGGAATTGCTCGTAGATGTTACGCAAGCGGTTTTTCCCAACTACCACACGAACTTTTATGTGTTGCCTGGGCTGAAAGAATACCGCGAGAAACATAACAAAGGAGATGTGGTGTTTGATTACCGCATATCCTATTGGATTTCGAAAACCGTGAAAACTTCTATTGTGGTAAATAATGTTTTCAACCGCGAATACATGGGGCGCCCGGGCGATGTGCAGCCGCCACGAACCTATGCAGTTGTGCTGAGCGCGAAGATTTAAAATACGGCTCGGTTACTGTATCACCACTTTTTCAGTATAAATCTTGCTCTCGCCCTGCACCTTCACAAAATAAATTCCTTTGGGCTGGGAAGATAAATCAATGGTTGATGGTTGATGGTTGATGTATTTCCATTAGCCATTAACCATTTTACATTATCCATTCTGTTATTGTATCACCACCTTCTCCGTATAAACTTTTTTGGTTTTACAGATTTATTGCAATACTATTTTGCCGTTGTAAATTTTGTCTCCCTTGGTGACTTTAATCATATAGAGCCCTGCGGGCTGGTCAGATAAGTTTAATTCCGAAAGCGGCAGCACTGTAAAAAAAGTTTCTGTGGAAACAGCAAACACAATTACCCCTGCAGAAGAATTGCAAGCCATTCCTGTGAACGTAATAGCAGGAGGAAATTAATTTTCCCGGAAAAAAATTTCAAAAGCCATACGCTTTATACTCTTTCGTGAATTCTTCTTCGGAAATTTTACAGTTCACCTGCAAATCGTGGTACTCATACGATTCGAATAAACCCTTGTCATCATATACTTTTATTACACGCGGCACCAGCAGTTCTTTGTCAATATATAAAATGAGTTTATTTCCATATACATTCGGAACTTTTATTTTTTCATTGGCTTTCACATCGCGGTAATTTTTTTTATTGTTCAACTCAAGGAGCATATAATCGCTCACTTTAAATTTTTTGCCAATGCTCACAAGCGTTTCATCTTTCTGCACCGTATATTCTTCGTATTTGAAAAACGGATACTCTGCCGTAATCAAGTAGCATTCATGCCCGTCCCATTCAATCGTGCCAACGCACTTAAAATAGTCATCAAATTTTTCCCCGGCAATCTCCATTGAATTTTTTATAATGCCTGCAAAATAATTAAAGCCCACTTCGTGAATGGTGTGATGCTGGTTTTCGCGCATGATATTTCCCATCGGGTCGAGGTTGAGATTTATATAGGGAAAACCATCGGGATTCACCAGCGCATTGCCGTTATTTTTTCCTTCGAGCCATAAAAGTTCCGGCCCTTTCAGCCAGATATAAATTTTTCTCGGAGAAGCATTCATCTTTATTTGCGACTCGGTGGCAATAAGTTTTCCGTTGAACCGTTCAAGGCAGGAGAGATGAAATTTCATGGTTTCTATTTTCGCAACAGAGGAAAGAATATTCTGAAGAAGTTCTTTGCAGGATGAATTGGAAGAAAAATGCGAAGCAGAAAAAAAACAGCAGGCGGTAAGTAAAAGAAAAATTCTTTTCAGAACCATTGGACGAAACTACGAAAATTCAAATTCTTATCTTCATTTACTATTTACGCCTACCTTTGCGCCATGAAGATTCTTGGCATCATTCCCGCACGCTATGCTTCCACGCGCTTTCCCGGCAAACCGCTGGCAGATGTAAAAGGGAAACCGATGATTCAACGCGTGTATGAGCAGGCAAAAAAATGCAAAGCGCTTTCGGAAATTATAGTTGCCACCGATGATAAAAGAATTGAAGCGGCAGTAAAAAAATTCAAAGGGAAAGTGGTGCTCACATCGGCAAAACACGAAAGCGGAACCGACCGCTGCTACGAAGCATTAAAAAAAATAGGAGAAAAAAATTTTGACGCTGTAATAAATATTCAGGGCGATGAACCATTCATTAACCCCGAACAGATTTCAAAAGTGGCAAACTGTTTTAAAGATGCAACTGTTCAAATTGCAACGCTGATAAAAAAATTGGAAAGCATTCACGAACTCACCAATCACAACGCCATAAAAGTTATCGTCAATAAAAATAAAGAAGCAATTTATTTCAGCCGCACCGCCATACCGTATTACAGAGGAGAAGATTTTTCGGAGTGGCCGAAACTGCATACTTACTACAAGCATATTGGAATTTACGGTTACCGTACGGATGTGCTC
The sequence above is drawn from the Bacteroidota bacterium genome and encodes:
- a CDS encoding DUF1571 domain-containing protein: MVLKRIFLLLTACCFFSASHFSSNSSCKELLQNILSSVAKIETMKFHLSCLERFNGKLIATESQIKMNASPRKIYIWLKGPELLWLEGKNNGNALVNPDGFPYINLNLDPMGNIMRENQHHTIHEVGFNYFAGIIKNSMEIAGEKFDDYFKCVGTIEWDGHECYLITAEYPFFKYEEYTVQKDETLVSIGKKFKVSDYMLLELNNKKNYRDVKANEKIKVPNVYGNKLILYIDKELLVPRVIKVYDDKGLFESYEYHDLQVNCKISEEEFTKEYKAYGF
- the kdsB gene encoding 3-deoxy-manno-octulosonate cytidylyltransferase; the protein is MKILGIIPARYASTRFPGKPLADVKGKPMIQRVYEQAKKCKALSEIIVATDDKRIEAAVKKFKGKVVLTSAKHESGTDRCYEALKKIGEKNFDAVINIQGDEPFINPEQISKVANCFKDATVQIATLIKKLESIHELTNHNAIKVIVNKNKEAIYFSRTAIPYYRGEDFSEWPKLHTYYKHIGIYGYRTDVLAQITKLERSSLEIAESLEQLRWLENGYKIKVELTENESYSIDTPEDLTNALKKFSK
- a CDS encoding T9SS type A sorting domain-containing protein, giving the protein MACNSSAGVIVFAVSTETFFTVLPLSELNLSDQPAGLYMIKVTKGDKIYNGKIVLQ
- a CDS encoding T9SS type A sorting domain-containing protein, coding for MNHQPSTIDLSSQPKGIYFVKVQGESKIYTEKVVIQ